One window from the genome of Drosophila albomicans strain 15112-1751.03 chromosome 2L, ASM965048v2, whole genome shotgun sequence encodes:
- the LOC117565876 gene encoding transmembrane protein 147 — protein sequence MTLYHFGNCVALLMPYYFTYKYSGLSEYGAFWKCVQAGCIYIFTQLCKMLVLATFFYSDNSSNSGEFNFFAEILRCSVDMADLLGFALILSRIPGKGHSKLITAGLGWATAEVILSRGIMLWVGARGTEFSWIYIQKCLESNVLLVQHLTTATLIWLFTRHDLNKALKPLVSILLAVTIFKGVWLEGLLHILSIGPWSAIAFKALVAGIIGFCSLNIYAGLAQQIGI from the exons ATGACGCTCTATCACTTTGGTAATTGTGTGGCACTATTAATGCCCTATTACTTTACCTATAAATACTCTGGCTT atCTGAATATGGTGCATTCTGGAAGTGCGTGCAGGCAggatgtatttatatatttacgcAACTCTGTAAAATGCTAGTTTTAGCCACATTCTTTTACTCGGATAATTCTTCCAATAGCGGGGAGTTTAACTTCTTTGCG GAAATACTGCGTTGCAGTGTGGATATGGCGGATCTTCTCGGCTTTGCTTTAATTCTAAGCCGTATTCCCGGCAAAGGCCATTCTAAGCTGATTACCGCAGGATTGGGAT GGGCAACCGCAGAGGTAATATTGTCGCGTGGCATTATGCTTTGGGTTGGTGCTCGTGGCACCGAATTTAGCTGGATATACATTCAAAAATGCTTGGAGTCTAATGTGCTGCTAGTGCAGCACTTAACCACTGCCACCTTGATTTGGCTTTTCACTCGGCACGATCTCAACAAGGCATTGAAACCGCTGGTTTCCATTCTTCTGGCGGTTACCATCTTTAAGGGCGTCTGGCTGGAGGGTCTGTTGCACATTCTCAGCATTGGACCGTGGTCAGCGATTGCGTTCAAGGCGCTCGTTGCCGGCATCATTGGATTCTGTTCACTGAATATCTACGCAGGCCTCGCCCAGCAAATTGGCATTTAA
- the LOC117565874 gene encoding LOW QUALITY PROTEIN: zinc finger and BTB domain-containing protein 17 (The sequence of the model RefSeq protein was modified relative to this genomic sequence to represent the inferred CDS: inserted 1 base in 1 codon), with protein MDFNVHKICRVCLEEGAPNPLTSIYSTDFAMMPSQMLMMCSKIRVYKTDGLPVXICNNCLYRLGVAYHFQQECENSDMRLRQYLGLHESWRHDAATNTEFVANEIKPMPQANHPLNSSDDEDVGADAMKRGKRRSRYQRKPPESHKKRGPKPVPKLPHTCYVATCHKSFKCAAQLTQHIRTHTGEKPYACSYCAQRFAQKHNLKVHERTHTGNKPFQCEICSKQFSALGNFQAHQKIHSGVRDQICSLCQKAFYTAGDLSKHMITHTGIKNHHCDVCGKSFSRRRDMRAHKLKLHPLDAGTEQDIVDDDDDEAIDTDPVGLDTALEHALFKCPDCDKAYNTAESLSLHFRSHAAHNNLLNLPLPPPAPPPPMTHHYHPHHHPAATPSATAAAAMHHHDALQLHHLAPPNAATHQMGMAAMAHMLAPPPPPPPTPSESRYTMLHHTAAQRLHY; from the exons GATTTCGCCATGATGCCCTCACAGATGCTGATGATGTGCTCCAAAATTCGC GTTTATAAGACTGACGGTTTGCCAG GGATTTGCAACAACTGTCTGTATCGCCTGGGCGTCGCCTATCATTTTCAGCAGGAGTGCGAAAATAGTGATATGAGACTCCGTCAATATCTGGGATTACACGAGTCCTGGCGTCACGATGCGGCCACTAACACTGAATTCGTGGCAAACGAGATTAAGCCAATGCCGCAAGCCAATCATCCGCTCAACTCCAGTGACGACGAAGACGTTGGAGCCGATGCAATGAAACGCGGCAAGCGACGATCGCGCTACCAACGCAAACCGCCCGAAAGTCACAAAAAACGCGGTCCAAAGCCGGTACCAAAACTGCCGCACACCTGCTATGTCGCCACCTGCCACAAGAGCTTCAAGTGTGCCGCCCAGCTCACGcaacacattcgcacacataCCGGTGAGAAGCCCTACGCCTGCAGCTATTGTGCTCAGCGTTTTGCCCAGAAGCACAATCTTAAGGTGCACGAGCGAACGCACACCGGAAACAAGCCATTCCAGTGTGAGATCTGCTCCAAGCAGTTCTCAGCGCTGGGCAACTTTCAGGCACATCAGAAGATACACAGCGGCGTGCGTGATCAAATCTGTTCGCTGTGCCAGAAGGCGTTTTACACGGCTGGTGATCTGTCGAAGCACATGATTACGCACACCGGGATTAAGAATCATCATTGCGATGTGTGCGGGAAATCGTTTAGCAGGCGTCGCGACATGCGTGCTCACAAACTCAAGTTGCATCCACTGGATGCGGGCACTGAGCAAGACATCGtggatgacgatgatgacgaggCCATCGACACTGACCCTGTGGGCCTTGATACAGCATTAGAGCATGCCCTCTTCAAGTGCCCCGACTGCGACAAGGCCTATAACACAGCTGAGAGCTTAAGTCTGCACTTTCGCAGCCATGCAGCGCACAATAATCTGTTGAATTTACCGTTGCCACCGCCTGCACCGCCACCTCCCATGACCCATCATTATCATCCGCATCATCATCCCGCGGCGACGCcatcagccacagcagcagcagctatgcATCATCACGATGCACTGCAGCTGCACCATCTGGCACCTCCAAACGCGGCCACCCATCAAATGGGCATGGCTGCCATGGCACACATGCTCGctccgccgccgcctcctccACCGACGCCCAGTGAGAGTCGCTACACAATGCTGCATCACACGGCGGCGCAACGCTTGCactattaa
- the LOC117565873 gene encoding syntaxin-5 translates to MQTRRRHQQTDQEYTSNYSSVPQPPLVQQQQQQHSTLIQPGLQQQFVQPTLEAAIHIGEAQHFAADVDVDDKYNKAARGQWNLFSGISSRSGQALRSFIQQPLSAAAAVVTGNHPQLQSQQGDNNNFDNFGVQPEGELDLDLEPQQEVFIMAARDRTGEFANAIRSLQSRNITRAVNIRDPRKAKQVQSYSEFMMVARFIGKNIASTYAKLEKLTMLAKKKTLFDDRPQEIQELTYIIKGDLNALNQQIARLQDISKDQRRTSNGKHLVSHSSNMVLALQSKLASMSTDFKQILEVRTENLKHQKTRRDQFSQGPGPLAAHTVSPSTAKQGSLLLSEENQAVSIDMSDTSPLLGPSPAHLQQQQQLAIYDESDTYVQQRAETMQNIESTIVELGGIFQQLAHMVKEQEEIVERIDTNVADAELNIEAAHGEILKYFQSVSKNRWLMIKIFGVLIFFFLFFVVFMS, encoded by the exons ATGCAAACTCGACGTCGCCATCAGCAAACGGACCAGGAATACACCAGCAATTACAGCAGTGTTCCACAACCTCCCttggtgcagcagcagcaacaacaacattcaacGCTAATCCAACCAgggctgcagcagcaatttgTGCAGCCAACGCTTGAGGCTGCCATACACATTGGCGAAGCGCAGCATTTTGCTGCCGACGTCGACGTAGACGACAAATACAACAAGGCAGCGCGTGGCCAGTGGAATCTCTTCAGTGGCATCTCGTCACGCTCGGGACAGGCGCTACGTTCGTTTATCCAGCAACCCCTGAGCGCCGCTGCCGCAGTTGTCACTGGCAATCATCCACAGTTACAGTCGCAGCaaggcgacaacaacaacttcgatAATTTTGGAGTACAGCCAGAGGGTGAACTTGATTTGGACTTGGAACCGCAGCAGGAAGTCTTCATAATGGCAGCCAGAGATCGCACGGGGGAATTTGCGAATGCGATACGTTCGCTACAGTCTCGGAACATCACCAGAGCTGTCAATATAAGAGATCCTCGCAAGGCCAAACAGGTGCAAAGCTACTCCGAGTTCATGATGGTTGCACGCTTCATAGGCAAGAACATTGCCAGCACATATGCCAAGCTGGAGAAGTTGACCATGT TGGCCAAAAAGAAGACTCTTTTCGATGATCGACCACAAGAGATCCAAGAGTTGACGTACATCATTAAGGGCGATTTGAATGCCTTGAATCAACAGATTGCCCGATTGCAGGACATCTCCAAGGATCAACGACGCACCAGCAATGGCAAACATCTGGTCTCACATTCCTCTAACATGGTGCTTGCACTTCAATCCAAGCTGGCCAGCATGAGCACCGACTTCAAACAGATACTGGAAGTACGCACCGAAAATCTCAAGCATCAGAAGACGCGTCGCGATCAATTCAGCCAAGGACCTGGGCCACTTGCTGCACACACCGTTTCACCGTCGACGGCGAAGCAGGGATCGCTGCTGCTCAGCGAGGAGAATCAAGCAGTCAGCATAGATATGAGCGACACCTCACCACTGCTTGGTCCATCGCCAGCGcacttgcagcagcaacagcagttggcCATCTACGATGAGTCCGACACATATGTGCAACAGCGAGCGGAAACGATGCAGAATATTGAATCGACCATTGTGGAGCTAGGCGGCATCTTTCAGCAGCTGGCGCATATGGTCAAAGAGCAGGAGGAGATTGTTGAACGCATCGATACCAATGTAGCGGATGCGGAACTGAATATTGAGGCGGCGCATGGCGAAATTCTCAAATACTTTCAGTCCGTTTCAAAGAATCGTTGGCTCATGATTAAGATTTTCGgtgttttgatatttttctttctgttctttgttgtttttatgtcATAA
- the LOC117565877 gene encoding protein cornichon, translated as MAFNFTAFTYIVALIGDAFLIFFAIFHVIAFDELKTDYKNPIDQCNSLNPLVLPEYLLHIFINLLFLFCGEWFSLCINIPLIAYHIWRYKNRPVMSGPGLYDPTTVLKTDTLSRNMREGWIKLAVYLISFFYYIYGMVYSLIST; from the exons ATGGCCTTCAACTTTACTGCATTCACTTATATTGTGGCGCTAATCGGTGATgcattcttaatatttttcgCAATATTTCATGTCATTGCGTTCGATGAACTGAAAACAGATTACAAAAATCCAATTGATCAGTGTAACAGTCTAAATCCG CTGGTTCTACCGGAATATTTGTTACAcatattcattaatttgttattccTCTTCTGCGGAGAATGGTTCTCGCTATGCATCAATATACCTCTGATAGCCTATCACATTTGGCG GTACAAAAATCGCCCTGTTATGTCTGGTCCGGGTCTGTATGATCCCACCACGGTGCTGAAGACGGACACGTTATCTCGTAACATGCGAGAAGGTTGGATTAAGTTGGCTGTCTACCTGATTAGTTTCTTCTACTACATCTACGG CATGGTCTATTCGCTCATCTCAACATAG
- the LOC117564916 gene encoding uncharacterized protein LOC117564916 codes for MALKHYNFSLQESNKLLRPCWVAGQYKWATTQSAKHLALDEIRFANVVNCCKQIKDIIEHNQNRDDANELCKRSVAFSGIARLTIGVSFIYNHQVSSLLNDTKRLLDQIKGTNFAFDDVVAASSSTRASSIYVRRKRKQVISRTVCVSKRARIASPQLLDEDHMDYYRNMLNESQFWSDQNQLVNIKQAIFTTEQYISITEKLTVAEFDVAEVVGNDGFGELGQMDEEALQQFLPVRNSLKRKSPEANESSELSVKKPTLTNISINSQNQHNLQELHLFDEIVDNAAPTAEVSTIYPTNFNSLKLNRRNSRKLKLKIDKYIKLSRGEILKHRMKYYEDLDNANTVDKKPKTVKQCFTLLNSFKQSVLFPDVLKERVQLSSEQCESDCEYTLRAILDVDYNDALASNILNAVQLQQLENSSQPPILTLDEPQDNLLLALELQPFSNNITNNNPVEHIKCAERNDFDSYSIMMDLLAIWRDNPDLKSIDAVKFIKSFPDRFKAALAFSHLLSLSRDGFIQISKKLGTLEMDAIALGPESIKLIENVSANNRI; via the exons atggCGCTGAAACACTATAACTTCAGCTTGCAAGAAAGTAATAAGTTGTTGCGACCATGTTGGGTTGCCGGCCAATACAAATGGGCTACAACTCAATCTGCCAAGCATTTGGCACTGGATGAAATTAGATTCGCGAACGTTGTCAACTGTTG TAAACAAATTAAGGACATAATAGAACACAATCAGAACAGGGATGATGCAAATGAATTATGCAAAAGAAGTGTGGCTTTCTCCGGCATTGCTCGCCTTACTATTGGTGTCAGCTTCATATACAACCATCAGGTGTCCTCACTACTGA ACGACACCAAACGTTTGCTGGATCAAATCAAGGGCACCAACTTTGCATTCGACGATGTCGTAGCGGCTTCCTCTTCGACACGTGCTTCTTCGATTTACGTGAGGCGTAAACGCAAGCAAGTGATCTCTAGAACCGTCTGTGTGTCGAAACGTGCCAGAATTGCGAGTCCACAGCTATTGGACGAAGATCATATGGACTACTATAGAAATATGCTAAATGAATCGCAATTTTGGTCCGACCAGAATCAACTGGTTAACATTAAGCAG GCTATTTTTACAACCGAGCAATATATTAGCATCACTGAGAAACTGACAGTAGCTGAGTTCGATGTAGCAGAAGTCGTGGGGAATGACGGCTTTGGCGAACTTGGTCAGATGGATGAGGAAGCGCTTCAACAGTTTCTACCAGTTAGAAATTCAT TGAAACGCAAATCTCCCGAAGCTAATGAATCATCAGAGTTAAGTGTCAAAAAACCTacattaacaaatatttctatCAATTCGCAAAATCAGCATAATCTGCAAGAGCTCCATCTTTTTGATGAGATTGTGGACAATGCAGCACCAACAGCTGAGGTATCAACTATTTATCCAACTAactttaattcattaaaattaaatcggCGAAATTCacgtaaattaaaattaaaaattgataaatatattaaactttcGCGTGGAGAAATCCTTAAGCATCGAATGAAATATTACGAAGATTTAGATAATGCAAATACTGTggataaaaaaccaaaaacggTAAAGCAATGCTTTACGTTGCTAAACAGCTTTAAACAGAG TGTCCTTTTTCCAGATGTATTGAAAGAACGAGTCCAGTTGAGCAGTGAACAATGTGAATCGGACTGCGAATACACACTTCGAGCAATACTTGATGTCGATTACAACGATGCCTTAGCCAGCAACATTTTAAACGCTGTTCAATTACAACAATTAGAGAATTCTTCTCAACCTCCAATATTAACGTTAGATGAACCACAGGACAATTTACTACTTGCCCTGGAGTTGCAGCCGTTTAGCAACAACATCACTAATAACAACCCAGTCGAGCACATTAAGTGTGCTGAGCGTAATGATTTTG ATTCATACAGCATTATGATGGATTTGCTAGCGATATGGCGTGATAATCCGGACCTAAAGTCAATTGATGCTGTCAAGTTTATCAAATCATTTCCAGACCGTTTTAAAGCCGCCCTAGCTTTTAGTCATTTGTTAT CTCTTTCACGTGATGGCTTCATTCAGATCTCAAAAAAATTGGGAACGCTTGAAATGGATGCCATTGCCTTGGGCCCAGAGTCCATAAAGCTCATCGAAAATGTTTCGGCGAATAATCGTATTTAA
- the LOC117565793 gene encoding cell division cycle protein 20 homolog encodes MSQFNFVSDLQNALVMDGDTRGPAPRWKKKLEASMNGSANTTRSVLSVSYNTSFSGVQASTKTPGKNSEAKAKKSMTTPSKTPGGGDRFIPNRAATNFELAHYLVKKDEKSDEENDEQPTGSNNDNNVQASAPKSDHQKLITEAAQVSGDNAKSGRILCYQNKAPAAPESHTNPLKVVYSLKTPISTKSGSRYIPTTSERILDAPDFINDYYLNLMDWSGDNIVAVALGNCVYLWNAATGNIEQLNEYEEGDYACALSWIQEGQILAIGNSTGAVELWDCSKVKRLRVMDGHGARVGSLAWNSYLVSSGSRDGTIIHHDVRSREHKLSSLNGHAQEVCGLKWSTDFKYLASGGNDNLVNVWSLGSSGVGTAQEPLHKFTEHQAAVRALAWCPWQTNTLASGGGTADRCIKFWNVHNGSLIKSVDSKSQVCSLLFSRHYKELISAHGFANNQLTIWKYPTMVKQADLTGHTSRVLQMAMSPDGSTVISAGADETLRLWNCFAPDPMAAKKVANVNSNAKKSVFRQSLR; translated from the exons ATGTCGCAATTTAACTTTGTGAGTGACCTGCAAAATGCCCTAGTGATGGACGGGGACACGCGTGGTCCTGCGCCCCGCTGGAAGAAGAAGCTGGAGGCGTCCATGAATGGAAGTGCAAACACCACACGTTCTGTGCTTTCCGTCTCCTATAACACTAGTTTCTCCGGCGTCCAGGCGTCGACAAAGACGCCCGGCAAGAACTCtgaagccaaagcaaaaaaatccATGACAACGCCATCCAAGACGCCTGGAGGCGGCGATCGTTTCATTCCAAATCGCGCCGCAACCAACTTTGAGCTCGCGCACTATCTG GTGAAAAAGGATGAAAAGTCAGACGAGGAGAACGATGAGCAACCCAcgggcagcaacaacgataacaatgTACAGGCATCGGCGCCCAAGAGTGATCACCAGAAGCTTATTACAGAAGCAGCGCAAGTGAGTGGAGACAACGCCAAGAGTGGACGCATTTTGTGCTATCAGAACAAAGCACCTGCTGCGCCTGAATCGCACACAAATCCTCTAAAGGTTGTCTATTCTCTGAAGACGCCCATATCGACCAAGAGCGGATCACGTTACATTCCAACCACCTCGGAGCGCATACTTGATGCTCCCGATTTTATCAACGACTACT ATCTCAATCTGATGGACTGGAGCGGCGATAATATTGTGGCCGTCGCTTTGGGTAATTGTGTATATCTGTGGAATGCTGCCACTGGAAATATTGAGCAGCTCAACGAGTATGAGGAGGGCGACTATGCATGCGCACTCTCCTGGATCCAGGAAGGTCAAATACTGGCTATTGGCAATAGCACTGGCGCCGTCGAGTTGTGGGACTGCTCCAAAGTAAAGCGTCTACGTGTGATGGACGGTCATGGTGCTCGAGTTGGCTCCTTGGCATGGAACTCGTATCTAGTGTCGTCGGGCAGCCGTGACGGCACCATTATTCATCATGATGTCCGCTCACGAGAGCACAAACTATCCTCATTGAATGGCCATGCCCAGGAAGTGTGCGGGCTCAAGTGGTCCACCGACTTCAAGTATTTGGCCAGTGGTGGCAACGATAATCTGGTTAATGTCTGGTCGCTGGGCAGCAGTGGAGTGGGCACTGCACAGGAGCCACTCCATAAATTCACGGAGCATCAGGCGGCTGTGCGCGCTTTAGCCTGGTGTCCTTGGCAGACAAATACTCTGGCTTCGGGAGGTGGGACTGCGGATCGTTGCATTAAGTTCTGGAATGTGCACAATGGTTCGCTTATTAAGTCTGTGGACTCCAAATCGCAAGTGTGCTCGCTGCTCTTTTCGCGCCACTACAAGGAGCTGATTTCGGCACACGGGTTTGCCAACAATCAACTGACAATCTGGAAGTATCCAACGATGGTGAAGCAGGCGGATCTAACCGGACACACGTCGCGTGTTCTCCAAATGGCCATGTCTCCGGATGGCAGCACAGTGATTAGTGCTGGGGCGGATGAAACGCTGCGTCTTTGGAATTGCTTTGCACCCGATCCAATGGCGGCCAAGAAGGTGGCCAATGTGAACAGCAATGCCAAGAAGAGCGTTTTCCGTCAGAGTCTGCGTTAG
- the LOC117565878 gene encoding glia maturation factor beta yields the protein MGDNKICDISNEVLEELKKFRFRKSQTNSALILKVDREKQLVVLDELIDDISVEELQDSLPGHQPRYVIYTYKMVHDDQRISYPMCFIFYTPRDSQIGLQMMYACTKSALQREVDLTRVYEIRELDELTEEWLRAKLK from the exons ATG GGTGATAACAAAATATGCGACATTAGCAATGAAGTGCTGGAGGAACTGAAGAAATTTCGCTTTCGCAAGAGTCAAACCAACTCGGCgttaatat TAAAAGTAGACAGGGAGAAACAATTGGTGGTGCTGGACGAACTAATTGATGATATATCCGTCGAGGAGTTGCAGGACTCATTGCCAGGACATCAGCCACGTTATGtgatatacacatataaaatGGTGCACGATGATCAACGCATTTCGTATCcaatgtgttttattttctacACGCCGCGCGACAGTCAAATCGGTCTGCAAATGATGTACGCCTGCACGAAAAGCGCCCTCCAGCGGGAGGTAGACTTAACTCGCGTCTACGAGATACGCGAACTCGATGAATTGACCGAAGAGTGGCTACGAGCGAAGCTTAAATAG